A genomic window from Streptomyces sp. HUAS YS2 includes:
- the galT gene encoding galactose-1-phosphate uridylyltransferase, whose protein sequence is MKKTVTTLADGRELIYYDAGDDTVRDAVDERPLDPPASGSEIRHDPLLGDAVAIASHRQARTYHPPADECPLCPSRDGRQSEIPAADYEVVVFENRFPSLAGRTGRCEVVCFTSDHDASFADLTEERAALVLEAWTDRTAELAAHPQVRQVYCFENRGAEIGVTLAHPHGQIYAFPFTTPRTALMQRRAAEHRAATGRNLFDDVVARERADVERVVLEGEHWTAFVPYAAHWPYEVHLYPNRRVPDLRALDDAARTEFPQIYLELLRRFDRIFGPDEPPTPYIAAWHQAPFHDAERDEFGLHLELFTVRRTSGKLKYLAGTESGMSVFINDVPPEAAARRLREVAGK, encoded by the coding sequence GTGAAGAAGACCGTGACCACCCTCGCCGACGGGCGTGAGCTGATCTACTACGACGCCGGCGACGACACCGTCCGCGACGCCGTCGACGAGCGGCCGCTGGATCCGCCCGCCTCCGGCTCCGAGATCCGCCACGACCCGCTCCTCGGCGACGCGGTCGCGATCGCCTCGCACCGCCAGGCCCGCACCTACCACCCGCCGGCCGACGAGTGCCCGCTCTGCCCGTCCCGGGACGGCCGGCAGAGCGAGATCCCGGCCGCCGACTACGAGGTCGTCGTCTTCGAGAACCGCTTCCCCTCCCTCGCCGGCCGGACCGGCCGCTGCGAGGTGGTCTGTTTCACCTCCGACCACGACGCCTCCTTCGCCGACCTCACCGAGGAGCGCGCCGCGCTCGTCCTGGAGGCGTGGACCGACCGCACCGCCGAACTCGCCGCACACCCGCAGGTCCGCCAGGTCTACTGCTTCGAGAACCGCGGCGCGGAGATCGGCGTCACCCTCGCCCACCCGCACGGCCAGATCTACGCCTTCCCGTTCACCACCCCGCGCACCGCCCTCATGCAGCGCCGGGCCGCCGAGCACCGGGCCGCCACCGGCCGGAACCTCTTCGACGACGTCGTGGCCCGCGAACGCGCCGACGTCGAACGGGTGGTCCTGGAGGGAGAGCACTGGACGGCCTTCGTGCCGTACGCCGCGCACTGGCCGTACGAGGTCCACCTGTACCCGAACCGCCGGGTGCCGGACCTGCGCGCGCTGGACGACGCGGCTCGCACAGAGTTCCCACAGATCTATCTGGAACTCTTGAGGCGCTTCGACCGGATCTTCGGCCCGGACGAACCGCCGACGCCGTACATCGCCGCCTGGCACCAGGCGCCGTTCCACGACGCCGAGCGGGACGAGTTCGGGCTCCATCTCGAGCTTTTCACCGTCCGCCGTACGTCCGGCAAGCTGAAGTACCTCGCCGGTACCGAATCCGGTATGAGCGTGTTCATCAACGACGTGCCGCCGGAGGCCGCGGCCCGTCGACTGCGAGAGGTGGCGGGCAAGTGA